A stretch of DNA from Deltaproteobacteria bacterium:
GATCCCCGGAGTGAGTTGGCTGAAAAGGAGATCTTTGGGCCGGTGCTTGCGGTTTTCCGCGGTGGCCGAAATCTCTCCCGAATGATTGAGATGGCAAACGCCTCACGTTACGCGTTAACGGGTGGGCTCTTCACGAGGAGCCCGGTTGAGAGGGAAAAGGCGATTCGCGAGTTCAAAGTAGGGAACCTTTATATCAACCAAAAAATCACCGGGGCCCGGATTGGGGCCCAGCCGTTTGGTGGTTTCAAGAGTTCCGGGGTCGGCTCCAAGACTGGTGGGCCGGACTACCTGCTTCAATTTATGAAGACGAAATCATCGACACTGAAAAGTTGGATCGGTGGTGACAGGATTCCAGGACTTCGCCACGAACCGGAGTGGGAGCCGGTGCGTCGCGCCATCCTGGAACTTTGGAAGCGGTCTGATTTGGTCGACGAAGCGATGGAGCTGCTCAATCATTTCCCCGATTATCAGTTGACGCAGGTCCAGCTTCCAGGACAGACCAACCTGCTCAAGTATGAACCTTTGGGGAAAGGGATCCTGTTGGTCGATGATACCGCTTCTGCCAAAGAGATCCTCATGACGATTTCGGCCGCCTTGATCTCCGGCAACCAGCTCCGGATTCGTGATTTGGGAAAGGTCCCAAAGGGGCTTGATGAGATTGTGAATCGATTCCGAGAGGTCGGTATTGGTGAAGAGACGCTTGCGATTGATCCGGCGCATTCGATCGAAGATATCCAAGGGGTACGTTTTGTGATGACGGTTGGGAAAGGGATCACCCCTCAAAGATTGGCCTCTCTCGTCAGAAAAGATGTGACGATTCCCTATCTTCCCCGTTTGGTGTTGGAACCGGTTTCTCTGAAAGATCGCGCGACGCTTGAACAACTTCGCTGTCCCCGCTCCATCTGTGTCGTGACGTCGCGACACGGGCATCTGGAGTCGTTTTGGTGAAATCTTTTATTCTTTTCATCGCAACCGGTTTCGGAAGCGGGTATATCCCCAAAATACCCGGGACCGTTGGGACGTTGGTTGGATTACTTCTTTTTCTCCTCTTGAAGGATTTGTCTCCTGTTTCCTATGGGGTGACGCTGATCGGTTTTATTTTTCTCTCGGTTTGGGTAGCAACCGTTGCCGAATCCTGCTTTCAAGAAAAGGATTCCCGCAAAATTGTTATCGATGAAGTGCTCGGCTTTTTGGTGTCAATGGCGTTTGTTCCGTTTTCATGGCCAAACCTTCTGGCGGCGTTTATTCTGTTTCGTCTCTTTGATATTTCAAAGCCGTTCCCCTGTCGCCTTATTGAAAGACGCCTCCCTTCCGGCTGGGGGGTTGTGGGGGATGATGTGGTCGCCGGGATTTATGCAAACCTCGTACTTCAGATTTATGGTTTATTGACTTTCAATTAGCAGGATGTTGACAAAGGCCCATCTACTTCGTTGGCTGCTTCGGTCGCTCCTCGACGTACCGGCAAGTACGCCTGCGTCGCGCCTCAGCAGCCTGCCTCGAAACCCCTTTGTCAACAGACTGTTAGTACAATTTAAAATGACCAACCACAAGTATTTCTAACTTTTTATCCGCACTACCGTACGAATAAAAAGTTGAAACACTATATCATTTTTCCCAGAGCTTGCTGTAGAATACGGTTCCATTTTCCCATTGTCTGATTAGAATAGAGAAACATGAACATCGAAATTATCACGATTGGAGATGAGGTTTTATCGGGAGCGGTTATCAACACCAATTTTTCCTGGATTGCTGAGCGTCTCTGGAGCCACGGTTTTGATCTGATTTGGCAGACGACCGTTGCGGATGATCCCCTACGGATGGGGCAGGCGTTTTTGGCGGCGGCCAACCGGGCTGAAATGATCATCGTCACCGGTGGTTTGGGGCCAACAACGGATGATATCACGCTGGAAGTTGCGGCTAAAACATTGGGTGTGCCACTCGTTTTGAATGAAGAGGCGCTTTCTGAAATCAAAAATCTTTTTAAGAAAATTGGCAGGACCATGACCCCCAATAACGAGCGGCAGGCCTGGTTGCCGCAAGGGGCTGTAAAAATTTCTAACCATTTTGGAACGGCACCTGGTTGTCGACTTCAGTGCAAGAAGAGTCATTTTATCTTTCTTCCGGGGGTTCCGACCGAGATGAAGGGCGAGTTTAACGAATCGGTTTTGCCATTCTTGGAACAGATCAATCCGGGCCGGATTTATTACTCGAAACAGTTTCGTTGTTATGGGGTTCCGGAGGCGTCATTGGATCAGGCGCTTCGCGAGGTGACGATGCCGGAGGTTCGTCTTGGCTGGAGGATCAACTATCCGGAGGTGATCATCAAGATCTCCTCCAAAGATCCTCAAAAAGGTGAAAAGGAAATGGCGTTGGCGGAGCGGATAATCCGTGAAAAAATTGGGGAATCTATTTATGCCGAGGGGGATGAGACGATTGAGGAGAGGATCGGTCGGATGTTGAAGGAGAGGAGCGAGACCTTGGCTGTGGCAGAGTCGTGCACGGGAGGATTCCTGTCGAATCTGATCACGAGTCTCTCGGGGAGCTCGGCCTATTTTGTTCAAGGAGTTGTGACTTACAGCAATCAGGCGAAACAAGGGATGCTGGGGATCGATGAAAAGTTGATCCAAGAAAAGGGAGCGGTCTCTTCCGAAGTGGCAAAGGCGATGGCAGAAGCGGTCCGTCGTCTTTCAAAAACAACATACGGAATTGGCGTCACCGGCATCGCCGGTCCTTCCGGGGGAACCCCCCAAAAACCGGTTGGTACGGTCCATATTGCTATTGCAGGCCCTAAGCGAACGAGTGAACGGGAGTATTATTTCCCCCGAGGTCGTGAATGGTTCAAACGGGCCGCCTCTCAGGTGGCACTTCATAAGCTCCGGAGAATGATGGAGAAACAAAACTTATGACACCGTTGCCGCCAGACCCCGTAAAAACTTTTTGGTCTCTGCCAGCACATGATCGGGGGGGAGCGCTTTTCTCATAATCAATCTCATATCAGGTGTCAGCTTATTCAGCTTGGGATCTTTTTGGATCAGTTTCATCAAGGTTTCGGGAGGCAAGGGGCAAGTCGGGTCAAAGGCATAGGCAAAACTGGAACCGTCGTAACGGATCTGTTTTAAACGCAGTTTTTTTGCGTACGTTTTGATTGCCGAAAACTCGATCAAGTTTTGGACCTCAAGTGTCGGAGCACCAAAGCGGTCACGGAGTTCATCCAGGATCGGTTCGATCTCCTCCTCCGATTCAAGTGAGGAGAGGCGCCTGTAAATTTCGAGTCGGATCGGTGGATCGGGGATATAATCGTTGGGGATGTAAGCGGGGAGTTTAAAATGAAGTTCGGGCTCAATCTCTTCCAACACTTTTTCACCTTTGAGTTCACGGATCGCTTGCTCCAGAAGCTCTGTATAAAGTTCATAGCCCAAGGCGACCATCTGCCCGGATTGTTCCTTGCCCAGGAGATTTCCTGCCCCGCGGATCTCAAGATCGTAGGAGGCGAGCTCCGCGCCGGAACCGAGTTCAGAAAATTTTTGTAGGACCTGCAATCTTTTTTCTGCATCGGCCGTTAGTTCCTTGTCTTGCGGTACGAGGAGATAGGCAAATGCGCGGTGGTTGCCGCGTCCGACCCGACCCCGGATTTGATAAATTTGGGCGAGCCCTAATTGATCGGCATTATTAATCAGAATTGTATTGGCGGATGGGATATCGATTCCTGACTCAATAATAGTGGTGCAGAGGAGGAGTGAAAATTCCTGATGATAAAATCGAACCATCACCTCCTCCAAGGTATCCTCTTTCATCTGGCCATGGGCGATTTCTGTTTTTGCCTCCGGGACCAGTTTGTCCAGGTACTCCTTCATCCGGCCAATTGTTTCGACCTTGTTATGGACAAAGAAAACCTGTCCCCCGCGTTGGACCTCCCGGAGGATCGCCTCACGAATGACAGAATCCTCGAAAGGAAGGACATAGGTCCGGATTGCCAGGCGATTGGTGGGAGGCGTCTCGATAACGCTCAAACTGCGAATGCCGACCATGGACATATAAAGTGTGCGTGGAATCGGTGTGGCGGAGAGGGTCAGGACATCGACATTCTTCCGGAGTTTTTTGATCCGTTCCTTATGGGCGACGCCAAAGCGATGCTCCTCATCAATCACGAGAAGGCCCAGGTTCTTAAAGGAGATGTTTGGTTGAAGGAGGCTGTGAGTTCCAATGACGATATCGATCGTTCCCTCGGAGAGCTCACGAATCACCTTTTTTTGTTCCGCCGTGGTTCGAAAACGGGAAAGCATCTCCACGCGGACCGGCCAGTCCTTGAAGCGTTCCGAAAACCGTTCCCAGTGTTGGAAGGCGAGCAGTGTGGTTGGTACGAGGACGGCCGTTTGTCTGCCGTCGAGAGAGGCCAGACAGGCGGCTCGGATTGCGACCTCTGTCTTGCCGTAGCCGACATCTCCGAGGACAAGGTGGTCCATCGGCTTGTCGCTTTGCATCTGGGCGAGTGTCTCTCCGATCGCCTTGGCCTGATCCGGCGTCTCTTCAAAAGGGAAGCTTGCTTCGAACGCCTCAAACATTTCGTTAGGGGCCGAGAAGGGGTGCCCCTTTCCATGTGATCTTGCCGCGTAGAGATTTAGCAGGTCTCCTGCCATTTCCCGGATCGCTTTTTCTGCCTTCTTGCGCAGGGTAATCCACGAGGTTCCGCCGAGCTTGTCGATTTGGGGCGGTCCGTCCCCTCCCGTATAACGCTGGATCAAGTTCAATCGATAGACAGGGAGATACAGCTTGTCTCCTCCCCGGTACTCCAAAAGGACAAAGTCATTTTCAGTCCCCTCAATCTGGAGATGAAGCATCCCGCGATAGAGGCCGATTCCATGTTGTTTGTGGACGATCGCGTTTCCTTCCTGGATTTCTGACAGCGAAGAAAAAGAAAGTCCCTTGTCAGACGATTTTTTATCCGCTGGACGGTGGACGCGGGGGCC
This window harbors:
- a CDS encoding phosphatidylglycerophosphatase A, giving the protein MKSFILFIATGFGSGYIPKIPGTVGTLVGLLLFLLLKDLSPVSYGVTLIGFIFLSVWVATVAESCFQEKDSRKIVIDEVLGFLVSMAFVPFSWPNLLAAFILFRLFDISKPFPCRLIERRLPSGWGVVGDDVVAGIYANLVLQIYGLLTFN
- a CDS encoding competence/damage-inducible protein A, producing MNIEIITIGDEVLSGAVINTNFSWIAERLWSHGFDLIWQTTVADDPLRMGQAFLAAANRAEMIIVTGGLGPTTDDITLEVAAKTLGVPLVLNEEALSEIKNLFKKIGRTMTPNNERQAWLPQGAVKISNHFGTAPGCRLQCKKSHFIFLPGVPTEMKGEFNESVLPFLEQINPGRIYYSKQFRCYGVPEASLDQALREVTMPEVRLGWRINYPEVIIKISSKDPQKGEKEMALAERIIREKIGESIYAEGDETIEERIGRMLKERSETLAVAESCTGGFLSNLITSLSGSSAYFVQGVVTYSNQAKQGMLGIDEKLIQEKGAVSSEVAKAMAEAVRRLSKTTYGIGVTGIAGPSGGTPQKPVGTVHIAIAGPKRTSEREYYFPRGREWFKRAASQVALHKLRRMMEKQNL
- the mfd gene encoding transcription-repair coupling factor: MAFFNSPMTGLRQVLERLTSGARQIQCTGLAGSSKAYLISHLSQREGKSGFVYLTASLKEADRILNDLSFFGVNASLFPPYDALPFSGLSPHTDILCQRVGLLSASSPAPVIVTTATALLSPLPPPAIRKTQLLLKKEEEIHREHLIQKLLQWGYQKVPLTTDRGTFAVRGGILDIFTPSHEKPLRLEWYGDWVESIRLFEATTQKSAGELPECKIIPSREVILCEEQIQQFQKKIRETAESRDIPKSRWGSMVEKVREGIFFSGIETYLPFFYGEGCRFWDCFPDAIWILDQPTEIQRAAEDYREEIRRITSNTHLLIDPEEWCGPKNLLEKVREKRSLEFGALPSPQAIDFSVETHEGIRQEIRRKASEPLQPLAKKISSWTETDRLILIASSEIQRSRLWDLLSPYFPSQLPFSIEVGQLSSGFRLPEEKITYLTDQEIFGPRVHRPADKKSSDKGLSFSSLSEIQEGNAIVHKQHGIGLYRGMLHLQIEGTENDFVLLEYRGGDKLYLPVYRLNLIQRYTGGDGPPQIDKLGGTSWITLRKKAEKAIREMAGDLLNLYAARSHGKGHPFSAPNEMFEAFEASFPFEETPDQAKAIGETLAQMQSDKPMDHLVLGDVGYGKTEVAIRAACLASLDGRQTAVLVPTTLLAFQHWERFSERFKDWPVRVEMLSRFRTTAEQKKVIRELSEGTIDIVIGTHSLLQPNISFKNLGLLVIDEEHRFGVAHKERIKKLRKNVDVLTLSATPIPRTLYMSMVGIRSLSVIETPPTNRLAIRTYVLPFEDSVIREAILREVQRGGQVFFVHNKVETIGRMKEYLDKLVPEAKTEIAHGQMKEDTLEEVMVRFYHQEFSLLLCTTIIESGIDIPSANTILINNADQLGLAQIYQIRGRVGRGNHRAFAYLLVPQDKELTADAEKRLQVLQKFSELGSGAELASYDLEIRGAGNLLGKEQSGQMVALGYELYTELLEQAIRELKGEKVLEEIEPELHFKLPAYIPNDYIPDPPIRLEIYRRLSSLESEEEIEPILDELRDRFGAPTLEVQNLIEFSAIKTYAKKLRLKQIRYDGSSFAYAFDPTCPLPPETLMKLIQKDPKLNKLTPDMRLIMRKALPPDHVLAETKKFLRGLAATVS